One Kineococcus radiotolerans SRS30216 = ATCC BAA-149 DNA window includes the following coding sequences:
- a CDS encoding MBL fold metallo-hydrolase yields the protein MDPRPLSLTFIGTATVLLRWGELTLLTDPNFLHRGQLAYLGKGLVSRRLTEPALAVEDLPPLSGVVLSHLHGDHFDRVARRGLDRSVPLLTTPHAQRRLVGRHGFRDVTGLRTWQARTLVAGGDQVRVTAVPGRHAPGPFQALLPPVMGSVLEFGEVGGPVQRTVYLSGDTLDVPELREVPARYPSVDVAVLHLGGTTLPGGLVVTLDAVAGADVLELIDPAAAVPVHYDDYGVFRSPLADFRAEVDRRGLSGVVRYVGRGETAQF from the coding sequence GTGGACCCCCGACCCCTGTCCCTGACCTTCATCGGCACCGCCACCGTCCTGCTGCGCTGGGGCGAGCTGACGCTGCTGACCGACCCGAACTTCCTGCACCGCGGTCAGCTCGCCTACCTGGGCAAGGGGCTGGTCTCGCGCCGGCTCACCGAACCGGCGCTCGCGGTGGAGGACCTGCCGCCGCTGAGCGGGGTGGTCCTCTCCCACCTGCACGGGGACCACTTCGACCGGGTCGCCCGGCGCGGGCTGGACCGCTCCGTCCCGCTGCTGACGACACCGCACGCCCAGCGCCGCCTGGTGGGGCGCCACGGGTTCCGCGACGTGACGGGGCTGCGCACCTGGCAGGCGCGGACCCTGGTGGCGGGCGGGGACCAGGTCCGCGTCACCGCCGTCCCGGGCCGGCACGCCCCGGGTCCCTTCCAGGCCCTGCTGCCGCCGGTCATGGGCAGCGTGCTGGAGTTCGGCGAGGTCGGCGGGCCGGTGCAGCGGACGGTCTACCTGTCCGGGGACACCCTCGACGTCCCGGAGCTGCGGGAGGTCCCGGCCCGCTACCCGAGCGTCGACGTCGCCGTGCTGCACCTGGGCGGCACGACGCTGCCCGGTGGGCTGGTGGTCACCCTGGACGCGGTCGCGGGGGCCGACGTGCTGGAGCTGATCGACCCGGCGGCGGCGGTGCCGGTCCACTACGACGACTACGGCGTCTTCCGGTCCCCGCTGGCGGACTTCCGCGCCGAGGTCGACCGCCGCGGGCTGAGCGGGGTCGTCCGCTACGTGGGGCGGGGGGAGACCGCGCAGTTCTGA
- a CDS encoding SufE family protein, translating to MTDDLSADPTAGLPPAMAEIVEDFQALPDRERLQLLLEFSQGLRPLPPRFEGQPEKMERVDECQSPVFITVEVDDAQAVHLHVSAPPEAPTTRGFAGVLQEGLEGLPAAVVLDLPADVCHRLGLEQAVSPLRMRGMTGMLARVKRQVRVATAA from the coding sequence GTGACCGACGACCTCAGCGCCGACCCCACCGCGGGCCTGCCGCCGGCGATGGCCGAGATCGTCGAGGACTTCCAGGCCCTGCCCGACCGCGAGCGGCTGCAGCTGCTGCTGGAGTTCAGCCAGGGGCTGCGGCCGCTGCCGCCGCGGTTCGAGGGGCAGCCGGAGAAGATGGAACGCGTCGACGAGTGCCAGTCGCCGGTGTTCATCACCGTCGAGGTCGACGACGCGCAGGCCGTGCACCTGCACGTCTCCGCACCCCCGGAGGCCCCCACGACCCGCGGTTTCGCCGGGGTCCTGCAGGAGGGGCTGGAGGGGCTGCCCGCGGCCGTCGTGCTGGACCTGCCGGCCGACGTGTGCCACCGGCTCGGCCTGGAGCAGGCCGTGAGCCCGCTGCGCATGCGCGGCATGACGGGGATGCTGGCCCGGGTGAAGCGCCAGGTCCGGGTGGCGACCGCCGCCTGA
- a CDS encoding DUF2243 domain-containing protein produces MPDLPRRSLGAGLLIGVGVAGFVDEVVFHQILHWHHFYDRSTSTAGLVSDGWFHAFSWLAIVAGLFLFADLQRRRASVRSRVVGGALLGWGGFQLYDGLVQHKVLGLHQVRYGVDLLPYDLAWNLAGAAGVVAGTVVLLAGRRRAR; encoded by the coding sequence GTGCCTGACCTGCCCCGCCGGTCCCTGGGCGCCGGGCTGCTCATCGGCGTCGGCGTCGCCGGGTTCGTCGACGAGGTGGTGTTCCACCAGATCCTGCACTGGCACCACTTCTACGACCGCTCGACGTCGACGGCGGGGCTGGTCTCCGACGGCTGGTTCCACGCCTTCAGCTGGCTGGCGATCGTCGCGGGGCTGTTCCTCTTCGCGGACCTGCAGCGGCGGCGCGCGAGCGTCCGCTCCCGGGTGGTGGGCGGCGCCCTGCTGGGGTGGGGCGGGTTCCAGCTCTACGACGGGCTGGTCCAGCACAAGGTGCTCGGGCTGCACCAGGTCCGCTACGGCGTGGACCTCCTGCCCTACGACCTGGCCTGGAACCTGGCCGGGGCCGCCGGCGTGGTCGCGGGGACGGTGGTCCTGCTGGCCGGGCGCCGGCGCGCGCGGTGA
- the zapE gene encoding cell division protein ZapE has product MTSPQTRSAGELDSLADRNPRVPPQQLVAELVPPPRFSDVRFASYVPSPEHPSQAQAVAGMSAFGGRVLEGGGARGGLAGLFKRRAAPAGAPGIYLDGGFGVGKTHLLSSLYHQVVTEGGRSAAYGTFVEYTNLVGALGFLPAVDALAPNALVCIDEFELDDPGDTVLMSRLMRELVDRGVKLAATSNTLPGALGEGRFAAQDFQREIQALAGQFDVQRVDGEDYRHRGLQPAPAPLPDEEVERVAAARAGATFDDFPAVLAHLAEVHPSRYGAMVGSTTAVCLRGVSTVADQMVGLRLVVLADRLYDRDIPVVASGVPFDAVFTDELLNGGYRKKYLRAVSRLSALAREGAALRG; this is encoded by the coding sequence GTGACCAGCCCTCAGACGCGCTCCGCCGGTGAACTGGACTCCCTGGCCGACCGCAACCCGCGGGTGCCCCCGCAGCAGCTGGTCGCCGAGCTGGTCCCCCCGCCGCGCTTCTCCGACGTGCGCTTCGCCAGCTACGTCCCCTCGCCCGAGCACCCCAGCCAGGCGCAGGCCGTCGCGGGCATGAGCGCGTTCGGGGGCAGGGTCCTCGAGGGCGGGGGCGCCCGGGGCGGGCTGGCGGGGCTGTTCAAGCGGCGGGCCGCCCCGGCGGGGGCGCCGGGGATCTACCTCGACGGCGGGTTCGGCGTCGGCAAGACGCACCTGCTGTCCTCGCTGTACCACCAGGTCGTCACCGAGGGGGGCCGCTCGGCGGCCTACGGCACCTTCGTGGAGTACACCAACCTCGTCGGCGCCCTCGGCTTCCTGCCCGCCGTCGACGCGCTGGCCCCGAACGCGCTGGTCTGCATCGACGAGTTCGAGCTCGACGACCCCGGCGACACCGTGCTGATGTCGCGGCTCATGCGCGAGCTCGTCGACCGCGGGGTGAAGCTCGCCGCGACCTCCAACACCCTCCCCGGCGCGCTGGGGGAGGGGCGCTTCGCCGCGCAGGACTTCCAGCGCGAGATCCAGGCCCTGGCCGGCCAGTTCGACGTGCAGCGCGTCGACGGGGAGGACTACCGCCACCGGGGTCTGCAGCCCGCTCCGGCCCCGCTGCCCGACGAGGAGGTGGAGCGCGTCGCGGCCGCCCGCGCGGGAGCCACCTTCGACGACTTCCCCGCCGTCCTGGCCCACCTGGCCGAGGTCCACCCCAGCCGCTACGGCGCGATGGTGGGGTCCACCACCGCCGTCTGCCTGCGCGGGGTGAGCACCGTGGCCGACCAGATGGTCGGGTTGCGCCTCGTCGTCCTCGCCGACCGGCTCTACGACCGCGACATCCCCGTCGTCGCCTCCGGGGTGCCCTTCGACGCGGTGTTCACCGACGAGCTGCTGAACGGCGGGTACCGCAAGAAGTACCTGCGCGCGGTGTCGCGGCTGTCAGCCCTGGCCCGCGAGGGCGCGGCGCTGCGCGGCTGA
- a CDS encoding PPOX class F420-dependent oxidoreductase yields MTDVQGATRLLARSPYVLLTTFGRDGRLVPTPVWVAPLDGGRLVLVTQDTTGKVKRVRREPRVLLAPCSVRGRPHGRPVDATAELLPEADVAAAEHALTVKYGLRFRAFDAVEGLLQRSGRVAGRRVAVALTVTG; encoded by the coding sequence GTGACCGATGTCCAGGGGGCGACGCGGCTGCTCGCGAGGTCCCCGTACGTGCTGCTGACGACGTTCGGCCGCGACGGCCGCCTCGTCCCCACCCCGGTGTGGGTGGCGCCCCTGGACGGGGGGCGGCTGGTGCTCGTCACCCAGGACACGACGGGGAAGGTGAAGCGGGTGCGGCGGGAACCGCGGGTGCTGCTCGCCCCGTGCAGCGTCCGGGGCCGGCCGCACGGACGGCCCGTGGACGCCACCGCCGAACTGCTGCCGGAGGCCGACGTCGCCGCCGCGGAACACGCCCTGACCGTGAAGTACGGCCTGCGGTTCCGGGCCTTCGACGCGGTCGAGGGCCTGCTGCAGCGGTCCGGGCGGGTGGCCGGGCGCCGGGTCGCGGTGGCCCTGACCGTCACCGGCTGA
- a CDS encoding HoxN/HupN/NixA family nickel/cobalt transporter codes for MTTGSVLSEPSRAAGRAWDRADTRRLLRLLGVVAALHVVGWGVLGLFVVPHEFSVGEQVFGWGLGLTAYVFGVRHAFDADHIAVIDGTTRKLTGDGLRPLSVGFWFSLGHSSVVFAMALVVATGARFASGLVTEGTTAHDALGVFGTSAAGVFLWVIGLVNLAALLGIVRTARMRRRGELDDAALQQRLVLEGAVARVLARFTARIRSPRQIYPAGLLMGLGFDTATEVALLVLAGTAAVTLPWYAVLVLPVLFTAGMSLFDTLDGAFMNLAYDWALANPLRRLAYNGVVTGISVAVALVIGTIQLVGVAHEELGLADGVTTWIAGLDTEHVGYGVAGLFLLVWAGALVWWRRSAAQRRALAGQG; via the coding sequence ATGACCACCGGGTCCGTCCTGTCCGAGCCGTCCCGTGCCGCGGGACGCGCCTGGGACCGAGCCGACACCCGTCGCCTGCTGCGGTTGCTGGGGGTCGTCGCGGCGCTGCACGTGGTGGGCTGGGGCGTGCTGGGCCTCTTCGTCGTCCCCCACGAGTTCAGCGTCGGCGAGCAGGTGTTCGGGTGGGGGCTGGGGCTGACGGCCTACGTCTTCGGGGTCCGGCACGCCTTCGACGCCGACCACATCGCCGTCATCGACGGCACCACCCGCAAGCTCACCGGCGACGGCCTGCGGCCGCTGTCGGTGGGGTTCTGGTTCTCCCTGGGGCACTCCTCGGTGGTCTTCGCCATGGCCCTCGTCGTGGCGACCGGGGCCCGGTTCGCCTCGGGGCTGGTGACCGAGGGCACCACCGCGCACGACGCGCTGGGCGTCTTCGGGACCAGCGCGGCGGGGGTCTTCCTCTGGGTGATCGGGCTGGTGAACCTCGCCGCGCTGCTGGGGATCGTGCGCACGGCGCGGATGCGCCGGCGCGGGGAGCTGGACGACGCGGCGCTGCAGCAGCGCCTGGTGCTGGAGGGGGCGGTGGCGCGGGTGCTGGCCCGCTTCACCGCGCGCATCCGCTCCCCCCGCCAGATCTACCCGGCGGGGCTGCTCATGGGCCTGGGTTTCGACACCGCCACCGAGGTGGCGCTGCTCGTCCTGGCGGGCACCGCGGCGGTCACCCTGCCCTGGTACGCGGTGCTGGTGCTGCCGGTGCTGTTCACCGCGGGGATGAGCCTGTTCGACACCCTGGACGGGGCCTTCATGAACCTGGCCTACGACTGGGCGCTGGCCAACCCGTTGCGGCGGCTGGCCTACAACGGGGTGGTGACGGGCATCTCGGTGGCGGTGGCGCTGGTCATCGGCACGATCCAGCTCGTGGGGGTGGCCCACGAGGAGCTGGGCCTGGCCGACGGGGTGACGACGTGGATCGCGGGGCTGGACACCGAGCACGTCGGCTACGGGGTGGCGGGGCTGTTCCTGCTGGTGTGGGCCGGCGCGCTGGTGTGGTGGCGCCGTTCAGCCGCGCAGCGCCGCGCCCTCGCGGGCCAGGGCTGA
- the treZ gene encoding malto-oligosyltrehalose trehalohydrolase translates to MEFGVWAPQAQQVDLVLDGEPVPMRRTGSPREGWWTAEAEGSHGTRYAFAVDGGDPRPDPRSGWQPEGVHAASAVVDPSTFSWTDGEWAGRDARGAVFYELHVGTFTPEGTFAAAAGKLDHLVDLGVDVVEVLPVSAWDGPWNWGYDGVAPYAVQHEYGGPEGLAAFVDACHARGLAVALDCVYNHLGPSGNYLGEFGPYFTDKHDTPWGAAVNLDDAGSVEVRRWIVDNALRWFRDFHVDALRLDAVHALVDDSEVHVLAQLADETAALSRELGRPLSLVAESDLNDAAMVTPTAEGGRGMTAQWDDDVHHALHAWLTGERQGYYADFGDAEVVKTTFEEAFFHAERFSTFRGEVWGKRVDRSKVPGTAFLGYLQTHDQVGNRAVGDRIGHLLSPTAQAAGAALYLLGPFTPMVFMGEEWNASTKWQFFTSFPDPELGKAVSTGRRSEFGQHGWDAEDVPDPQDPATKDASVLRWEEVSAPEHARVLDWYRTLTSLRRTVPAFADADLREVRVDVAGNALVLHRGDHRVVVTLGGGADVDVEGAPVEVVAQFGDGPAAELLGEGVRTAGDAVVVVRVAGA, encoded by the coding sequence ATGGAGTTCGGGGTGTGGGCGCCGCAGGCGCAGCAGGTTGATCTGGTCCTGGACGGGGAGCCGGTGCCCATGCGGCGCACCGGTTCCCCGCGCGAGGGGTGGTGGACGGCGGAGGCCGAGGGTTCGCACGGGACCCGCTACGCCTTCGCGGTCGACGGCGGCGATCCCCGGCCGGACCCCCGCAGCGGGTGGCAGCCCGAGGGGGTTCACGCGGCGAGCGCCGTCGTCGACCCGTCGACGTTCTCCTGGACCGACGGGGAGTGGGCCGGGCGCGACGCGCGCGGTGCGGTGTTCTACGAGCTGCACGTGGGGACCTTCACCCCCGAGGGCACCTTCGCCGCGGCGGCGGGGAAGCTGGACCACCTCGTCGACCTCGGCGTGGACGTCGTGGAGGTGCTCCCGGTGTCGGCGTGGGACGGCCCGTGGAACTGGGGCTACGACGGCGTCGCGCCCTACGCCGTGCAGCACGAGTACGGCGGCCCGGAGGGTCTCGCCGCGTTCGTCGACGCCTGCCACGCCCGGGGCCTGGCCGTCGCGCTGGACTGCGTCTACAACCACCTCGGTCCCAGCGGCAACTACCTGGGCGAGTTCGGGCCGTACTTCACCGACAAGCACGACACCCCCTGGGGCGCGGCGGTGAACCTCGACGACGCCGGCTCGGTGGAGGTGCGGCGCTGGATCGTCGACAACGCCCTGCGCTGGTTCCGCGACTTCCACGTCGACGCGCTGCGCCTGGACGCGGTGCACGCCCTGGTCGACGACTCCGAGGTGCACGTCCTGGCCCAGCTGGCCGACGAGACCGCGGCGCTGTCGCGGGAGCTGGGACGGCCGCTGTCGCTGGTGGCGGAGTCCGACCTCAACGACGCGGCCATGGTGACCCCCACCGCCGAGGGCGGGCGCGGGATGACCGCGCAGTGGGACGACGACGTGCACCACGCGCTGCACGCGTGGCTCACGGGGGAGCGACAGGGCTACTACGCCGACTTCGGCGACGCCGAGGTCGTGAAGACGACCTTCGAGGAGGCGTTCTTCCACGCCGAGCGGTTCTCCACCTTCCGCGGGGAGGTCTGGGGCAAGCGGGTCGACCGCTCGAAGGTCCCCGGGACGGCGTTCCTGGGGTACCTGCAGACCCACGACCAGGTCGGCAACCGCGCGGTCGGGGACCGCATCGGCCACCTGCTCTCCCCCACCGCCCAGGCGGCGGGTGCGGCGCTGTACCTGCTGGGCCCCTTCACGCCCATGGTGTTCATGGGCGAGGAGTGGAACGCCTCGACGAAGTGGCAGTTCTTCACCTCCTTCCCCGACCCGGAGCTGGGGAAGGCCGTCAGCACCGGCCGGCGCTCGGAGTTCGGCCAGCACGGCTGGGACGCCGAGGACGTGCCGGACCCGCAGGACCCGGCGACCAAGGACGCCTCGGTGCTGCGGTGGGAGGAGGTGTCCGCCCCCGAGCACGCCCGGGTGCTGGACTGGTACCGGACGTTGACGTCGCTGCGGCGCACCGTCCCCGCCTTCGCCGACGCGGACCTGCGCGAGGTCCGCGTGGACGTCGCGGGCAACGCCCTGGTGCTGCACCGCGGGGACCACCGCGTCGTGGTGACCCTGGGCGGCGGCGCCGACGTCGACGTGGAGGGGGCGCCGGTGGAGGTGGTCGCGCAGTTCGGCGACGGACCGGCCGCGGAGCTGCTGGGTGAGGGCGTGCGCACCGCGGGGGACGCCGTGGTGGTGGTGCGGGTCGCCGGGGCGTGA
- a CDS encoding sulfurtransferase: MSTLPWDTDEKLAAYAHPEKLVTTGWLAQHLGEPGLVVVESDEDVLLWDTGHVPGSVKVDWHTELNDPVTRDYVDGAGFAALMAAKGISREDTVVIYGDKNNWWAAYALWVFTLFGHPDVRLLDGGRAKWIAEGRETTTEAPQRPVTEYPVVERRDAAVRAFKEDVLAHLAGPDPKLVDVRSPQEYTGERTHMPDYPDEGTVRGGHIPGADSVPWARAAAEDGTFKPRAELEAIYQDEKGLSPDDDVIAYCRIGERSSHTWFVLSQLLGFEQVRNYDGSWTEWGNAVRAPIVKGPEKGSLR; this comes from the coding sequence GTGAGCACGCTGCCCTGGGACACCGACGAGAAGCTCGCCGCGTACGCCCACCCCGAGAAGCTCGTCACGACCGGCTGGCTCGCGCAGCACCTGGGCGAGCCCGGTCTCGTGGTGGTCGAGAGCGACGAGGACGTCCTGCTCTGGGACACCGGTCACGTGCCGGGCTCGGTGAAGGTCGACTGGCACACCGAGCTCAACGACCCCGTGACCCGCGACTACGTCGACGGCGCCGGTTTCGCCGCGCTGATGGCCGCCAAGGGCATCTCCCGCGAGGACACCGTCGTCATCTACGGCGACAAGAACAACTGGTGGGCCGCCTACGCGCTGTGGGTCTTCACCCTCTTCGGCCACCCCGACGTCCGCCTCCTCGACGGCGGGCGCGCCAAGTGGATCGCCGAGGGCCGCGAGACCACCACCGAGGCCCCGCAGCGCCCGGTCACCGAGTACCCCGTCGTCGAGCGCCGCGACGCCGCGGTCCGCGCGTTCAAGGAGGACGTGCTCGCCCACCTGGCCGGGCCGGACCCCAAGCTCGTCGACGTGCGCTCCCCGCAGGAGTACACCGGCGAGCGCACCCACATGCCCGACTACCCCGACGAGGGCACCGTGCGCGGCGGTCACATCCCCGGGGCGGACAGCGTGCCGTGGGCGCGCGCCGCCGCCGAGGACGGGACGTTCAAGCCCCGCGCCGAGCTGGAGGCGATCTACCAGGACGAGAAGGGCCTCTCCCCCGACGACGACGTGATCGCCTACTGCCGCATCGGGGAGCGCTCCAGCCACACCTGGTTCGTGCTGTCGCAGCTGCTGGGCTTCGAGCAGGTCCGCAACTACGACGGGTCCTGGACGGAGTGGGGCAACGCCGTGCGCGCGCCGATCGTCAAGGGGCCCGAGAAGGGGTCGCTGCGGTGA
- a CDS encoding NUDIX hydrolase N-terminal domain-containing protein, giving the protein MSGDPVDRVRRAAVRIAALAQDGLTYAVGDATKDYDAARYRELTELAADLLAAVSTSPREVLRAVLDTDVGYATPKVDVRAGVLDGRERFLLLRERSDGAWSLPGGWVDPGDRPAEAAVREVREETGYPVEVVKVVGVWERDARGKQPPMPVSVFHLYFLCRVVGERGRPEELETLDVGWFGLDELPELSRQRISRWELERLLAHHRDPALPTEWD; this is encoded by the coding sequence GTGAGCGGCGACCCCGTGGACCGGGTGCGGCGGGCGGCCGTCCGCATCGCCGCCCTGGCCCAGGACGGCCTGACCTACGCGGTGGGCGACGCGACGAAGGACTACGACGCCGCCCGCTACCGCGAGCTCACCGAGCTGGCCGCGGACCTGCTCGCCGCCGTCTCGACGTCCCCGCGCGAGGTCCTGCGGGCCGTGCTGGACACCGACGTGGGCTACGCCACCCCCAAGGTCGACGTCCGGGCCGGGGTGCTGGACGGGCGGGAGCGCTTCCTCCTGCTCCGCGAGCGCAGCGACGGGGCGTGGTCGCTGCCGGGCGGGTGGGTCGATCCCGGCGACCGGCCCGCGGAGGCGGCGGTGCGGGAGGTGCGGGAGGAGACCGGCTACCCCGTCGAGGTGGTCAAGGTGGTGGGGGTGTGGGAGCGCGACGCCCGCGGCAAGCAGCCGCCCATGCCGGTGAGCGTGTTCCACCTGTACTTCCTGTGCCGGGTGGTGGGTGAGCGCGGCCGGCCCGAGGAGCTGGAGACCCTCGACGTGGGGTGGTTCGGCCTCGACGAGCTGCCGGAGCTGTCGCGGCAGCGGATCAGCCGCTGGGAGCTGGAGCGGCTGCTGGCCCACCACCGCGACCCCGCGCTGCCCACCGAGTGGGACTGA
- a CDS encoding cryptochrome/photolyase family protein, with product MPPDAQEDLAAQDLPERSPGTRRWLFADQLGPHFLDAPDQPVLLLESTDVFRRGRFHRRKAHLILSALRHRAAELGEQAVFVQAPTYREGLAACGEAVSVCDPTSYPARRFVRRLPGVEVLASRGFVVSERQFRGWAERRGGKRLLMEDFYRDVRRFHGLLMDGAEPVGGTWNYDHENRSGPPRQEKLDLAEPRWPVEDDIDAEVRADLDRWERDDGVEFTGSDGPRRFAVTRREALGVLRRFLDERLEQFGTYEDAMLAGDPWMAHSLLSAPQNLGLLDPLEIARRAEEHGRAHGVRLASVEGFVRQVVGWRSYTWHLYWHLGEGYKQRNALGSERTIPDWFGDLDADAVEANCLRHVLGQVRDEGWTHHIPRLMVLGNWGLQRGYRPAELADWFWRNFVDGYDWVMTTNVVGMSQHADGGVLATKPYVSGGAYIDRMSDFCGGCRYDPKVRVGEDACPFTAGYWNFLAGHREELEGNRRMTQALRGLDRLRDLDGVLHQEAERGDGAP from the coding sequence GTGCCGCCGGACGCGCAGGAGGACCTCGCCGCCCAGGACCTGCCCGAGCGCTCCCCGGGCACCCGGCGCTGGTTGTTCGCCGACCAGCTCGGCCCGCACTTCCTCGACGCCCCCGACCAGCCGGTGCTGCTGCTGGAGTCCACCGACGTGTTCCGCCGGGGCCGCTTCCACCGCCGCAAGGCGCACCTGATCCTCTCCGCCCTGCGCCACCGCGCCGCGGAGCTGGGTGAGCAGGCCGTGTTCGTGCAGGCCCCCACCTACCGCGAGGGTCTCGCCGCGTGCGGGGAGGCGGTCAGCGTCTGCGACCCGACCTCCTACCCGGCGCGGCGCTTCGTCCGCCGCCTGCCCGGGGTGGAGGTCCTGGCCTCGCGCGGGTTCGTGGTCTCCGAGCGCCAGTTCCGCGGCTGGGCGGAGCGCCGCGGCGGGAAGCGGCTGCTCATGGAGGACTTCTACCGCGACGTGCGCCGCTTCCACGGGCTGCTGATGGACGGCGCCGAACCGGTGGGGGGCACCTGGAACTACGACCACGAGAACCGCAGTGGTCCGCCCCGCCAGGAGAAGCTGGACCTCGCCGAGCCCCGCTGGCCGGTGGAGGACGACATCGACGCCGAGGTCCGCGCCGACCTCGACCGGTGGGAGCGCGACGACGGGGTCGAGTTCACCGGCTCCGACGGCCCGCGGCGCTTCGCGGTCACCCGGCGCGAGGCGCTCGGCGTGCTGCGCCGGTTCCTCGACGAGCGGCTGGAGCAGTTCGGGACGTACGAGGACGCGATGCTCGCCGGGGACCCGTGGATGGCGCACTCGCTGCTGTCCGCCCCGCAGAACCTCGGTCTGCTGGACCCGCTGGAGATCGCCCGGCGGGCCGAGGAGCACGGCCGCGCGCACGGGGTGAGGCTGGCCTCGGTGGAGGGCTTCGTCCGCCAGGTCGTCGGCTGGCGCTCCTACACCTGGCACCTGTACTGGCACCTGGGGGAGGGCTACAAGCAGCGCAACGCACTGGGCTCGGAGCGGACGATCCCGGACTGGTTCGGCGACCTCGACGCCGACGCCGTCGAGGCGAACTGCCTGCGCCACGTCCTGGGGCAGGTCCGCGACGAGGGGTGGACCCACCACATCCCCCGGCTGATGGTGCTGGGCAACTGGGGGCTGCAGCGCGGGTACCGCCCCGCGGAGCTCGCCGACTGGTTCTGGCGCAACTTCGTCGACGGCTACGACTGGGTCATGACCACCAACGTCGTGGGGATGTCCCAGCACGCCGACGGCGGGGTGCTGGCCACGAAGCCCTACGTCTCCGGCGGGGCCTACATCGACCGGATGAGCGACTTCTGCGGGGGCTGCCGCTACGACCCGAAGGTGCGGGTGGGGGAGGACGCCTGCCCGTTCACGGCCGGGTACTGGAACTTCCTCGCCGGCCACCGGGAGGAGCTGGAGGGCAACCGGCGCATGACCCAGGCGCTGCGGGGCCTGGACCGGCTGCGCGACCTCGACGGCGTGCTGCACCAGGAGGCCGAGAGGGGAGACGGTGCCCCGTGA